CTCAAGCTCGATGCAGGCGACCTTCTGACGGACACTGACTGACCGGCAAAACTCAACGCGAGACCACCATGAGCACAAACGATACGCACGCGCACGCCTGCCAGATTTGCGGAGAAAAGAAGCCGTCGCAACTCCGGCGGCCCATCGTCGTCCGCCCCGTCGTCTCGAAAATCATCCCGGAAAAACCGGCAACCGGGATGAAAACGGCTGAATATGCCTGAACAACCTGCAACAGTTCCAGCACCTCTACGTCGAATCGCTGCTGGAGGAGGAGAAGGGCGAGCTGACGGAGCTTGAGCGGGATGTCATCGAAGGGCTGCGCAAGCACGAAATTTTGTCGGAAAACCCGGACATCGAGTTCAACAAAAATCTCACTCTCGGCCAGCGCATGGCGGACTGCATTCTGCTCAACCTCGTGCTCTCGACCCTCGCCGCCATCCAGGCTCCGGTCATCATGATGAGCCAGAATCGCCAGGAGGAACGCGACCGACAACGCGCCATGTACGACTACAAAGTCAACCTGAAAGCCGAACTCGAAATCCGCCAGCTCCACCAGAACGTCGTCCACCTGCGCTCAAAGCAATGGGAGCGGCTGGTGGAAATCCAGGCGATTCAGATGGAGTTGATTCACGAGTTGCGGGGGAGGAAATAGAAAAACACGGGACAAATGGGTCAGATAGTTCCTTTGCGAGAAAATCACTCACCCAATCATAGTCCAAATCGAAATCGGACTTGCAATCGTGATTGAAAAAGCAGTCCCCGAAACCCCTACTGGTATTCAAGCCATGCAAATTACAGTATAAGCCACCTACTCAAGAAGGATTGCTGAGAGTATTTGAGAATTGAGTTATTGCGCTTGCTGAACAACACCCCTACTCTCTTCAGTCCTACGGCAATCATGTATCCAGTCGACTAGCGCAACGCTTTCCATGCATCGAGAAACAGGGCCAAATGCTCCGAACCGCTCTCGATCTCCTGAAGCAGAAGAGTTTCTAATTTATGCTCTTCCTGCACAAATTCATCTTCCGTCAGCATTCCGGAAAAATAGGCGGTTCTCAGCCATACAAGGTAGGTGGAGAGTGCATCAAACTGATTGTACTCGACAATTTTCCTAATATCGCCTGATCGCCATAAATCGATGACGTCAGCACCATCGATACCCATTTTGCCCGGAATTCCAAGTGAAGAGGCTAATTCGTGAAGCGATGGCATCGCCTTTCCGTAGCCACCGACCAAATCCTTCAAATCGATGCTAAAATCGCTATATCTGTTAAAGTAATCCACACCTTCCCAAGGCTTGTCAGGACGATGGCAAAAGGTCGGCGCACTTACCCTGTTCGCAAGGGCTCTTTGGTACAGAATAGGCAGGTCGGCATTTGACGAATTAAACCCTACGATTTGTGCTTTTTGTTTCCCGACGGCTTCCAAAAACTGTCGGATAATCTCCCCTTCCGCTTGCTCGCTAACATTCAAACCGGGTAGAGAGATGAGCTTAAGCGTTACTCCGTCTTTCACCCTTTTTCGAACAAGCGCAGCAATAGAGATGACCCTGCACATTACCGTTTTCAGATATGGGCGAGGGTCATCCGGTGTTGCACCACCCTTTCGCCACATGACGTCAAGGACTTCATCATCAGAAGCCGTATCCGGGATCTTGTAAATACGCCTGCCTGACGCCGGATCCGGAACCCACTCGACATCGAAAACAACTACATTATCTGTGATGAACTTGTACATTGTGACTCCTCAGTTTAGAACGTCAGCCCTCAAACAAAGCATAAAACACGGCACCGACGGTATCGATCAACTTACGTGTAAACCAATCTCGCGAATAAACCTTGTAGGCGACTGAGCGTTTTTGTTGAAAGATGAGAATATCCAAAAGGCCCTTTCAGTACGGGTCATGGCTACGTAGAAAAGCCGCCAAATGTCATCCAAACCTGATAATTATCACCCCACAAAAAGGTTACTTGCCTACCATTTTTAATACCCGGCATCATGCTGATTTCAAAGCATCAGAAACAGAGGAAACAGGCTGTCATTTTAAACATTGACAGGGCATAAAGATGAGGAGTGGGAACAAAGTCACATGAGACTTCCGGGTCAGACAAGTCCTATGGAACCCATAAGACTTGTCTGGCCCATTATTAGACCTATAAGTAACAATTGGGCGAATACGACCCAATCCCAGCTTCACATAAACTCCTCGAAATAATCGAGGTCCTTGTGGAAGGTCTCCTCCAGCGCCGCCAACGAGGCGAAGGCTGCAACCACACAGATCGCGCCGACAATGATCGCGCCGCCTTCGAGGCCGAAGTGGCCACGGGTGAACTGGAAGAGCATCGTGATCGGCACCACCATGCCGCGTACGAGGTTCGGCACGGTCGTTGCCACCGTGGCTCGGAGGTTGGTGCCGAACTGCTCGGCGGCAACGGTCACGAAAACGGCCCAATAGCCACCGGAAAATCCGAGGACGAACGAGACCCAGTAGAAAGCGGTCGGCGTCGCTCCGCGCTGCATGAAATAGATCGCGATGGAAACGATGTTCAGCAAAAGGAACATCAGCACCACCTTTTTGCGGCTCTTCAGCACCTGGCTCAACAGGCCGCTCGACAGGTCGCCGAAGACCAGACCGAGGTAGCAAAACATCACGGCGTTGCCCGCCGAGACCGCACCCTTGACGCCGAGCGCCGTGGCAAATTCGGGAGAGAAGGTGATGAGCACGCCGACGACAAACCAGATCGGCACGCCGATAAGAATCGAGTTCAGGTAGCGGAAAAAGCGGTCTCGGCTGGTAAAGAGCGCCAGAAGGTTGCCCTTGCTCACGGCTGTTTTGTTCTCCATCATCTGGAACATCCCCGACTCCGAAACCTTGAACCGCGCCACCAGCAGCAAGAGGCCAAGCGCGCCGCCAATGAAAAAGGCCGTGCGCCAGTCATAGTGCGTCGCCACCGCATTGGCAAGAATCGCGCCGGTCACGCCAATCGAGGCTACCAGCATCGTGCCGTAGCCACGCACCTTCGTATGCAGAATCTCCGAAACCAGCGTGATGCCAGCGCCAAGCTCACCGGCAAGCCCTACGCCCGCGATAAAGCGCAGCGCGGCATACGTCTCCAGCGACCCGGCAAAACCGTTGGCAATGTTGGCCAGCGAGTAGATCAGAATCGAGCCGAACATGATCTTCAGCCGCCCTTTCACGTCACCCAGCCAGCCCCACAGAATACCGCCGAGAAGCATGCCGATCATCTGCATGTTGAGCAGAAAAACGCCGTAATCGATCAGTTCCTGCCCCTGCAAACCGAACGCTTTGAGACTCGGCACACGCACGATGCTGAAGAGCACGAGATCGTAAATATCGACGAAATAACCGAGGGCGGCCACGATGACCGGAAGACTGAAAACATCGCGAATGCTCGCGCGGGATGAGTCCTGCATGGGAAAAAGGGATAAACAATTGACGAAACAGAACGGAAAATAAAACCTTTTCCGGGATATCATTCGATGTCAGAACATCCGGCAATCGACTGAATAATACCGTTTCATCCCAAAGATGGCGGTTCCGGCTTCGGCTAACCAAACGCAACGCCGTTTTGTTAACGCCCCGTATAAATTGTTATAAAAAAATATAGATTGTATTTAGTATTCATGCACGATGCATTCTGCCCCAGATCGGAAAACAAGCGCCATCGGTAATCACAATGCAATGAAAACCATTTATCAACAAGTGGCATCAATCTATCTCAATATCTGAAAATCTGCGCATATCGATGCCAACCCCTTTATTCGATACCTGTCTCTCTTCAGATGACCTGAACGCTTTTGATGCCAGCCAGAAACCCGGAACAACAACGTTCAACACCCTGGCGTCGCTCACTGAACTTTATGACGCTATTCCAGCCTCAATCATCATCATCGATGAACGGATGCGCCTGATCGGCTGGAACCGCTTTTCGCGCGACACCATCAACGGGCTGAGTGACAACGAAATGCCGGGTATCAACCCGATGAAGCGTGTGCACCCCGATGACCTCCCCGAAATGATCCGGAAAATGCGTAACGTCATCGACCTCGACATCGAACTGAGCGCCGAGTTCAGAATGTATCACAAAAGCGGGCCGCCCTACAAATGGGCGATGTGCCGGGGTAAACGGACCATCATTGAGGGGAAAACCTGCGTGGTGGCAGTCGTGACTGAAATCACCGATCTCAAGGAGGCTGAAGAGCAGCGCAAAAAGCTTCAGGAACAGCTCTTGCAGCTTCAGAAAATGGAGCTCGTCGGCCAGCTTGCCAGCGGCATCGCACACGATTTCAACAACGCGCTTGCAGCCATCATTGGCAACACGGAACTGGCGCTCAAAAAGCTCGACCCGGCCAACCCGGCCGTATCGAATATCACGGATATTCACACGCTTGCGACACGCTCGGCGAATCTTACCCGCCAGTTGCTCGCCTTTGCGCGCAAGCAGATGGCAATGCCTCGGGTGCTCAACCTGACCGAAGAGGTTTCGGACTGCCTTCGCCTGTACCAGCGGCTCATCGACAAGAACATCCATCTCGAATGGCATCTATGCGACGAGCCGATCCAGGTAAAGCTCGACCCCACGCAGCTCGAACAGATTCTCTCCAACCTGCTCGTCAACGCACGTGACGCCATCGATGGCAGTGGATGCATCACGGTCAGATGCGAAGGCGCACGATTCGAGCCGACCGACGGCAAAACCTGCAATCCCAGGCTCTCACCAGGGGATTATGCAAGACTGTCGATCACCGATAGCGGCTGCGGCATTGAAGCCTCCGTCTTGCCCCACATCTACGAACCGTTCTTCACCACCAAGGAGATCGGCAAAGGCATCGGACTCGGCCTTTCGTCGGTCTATGGCATCGTGAGGCAGAACAACGGTCATATCGAGTGCCATTCCGAACCCGGCAAGGGGACGACCTTCGATATCTGGCTCCCCCTGCATCAGGAATCGCAACAGAAAACGGACGTCCATGCTGACAAACCGCAAACTGAACTAAAGACAAAAGCGAAGATCATGGTGGTCGAGGACGAGCCCTACATCCTCAAACTGGTGCAGGATATTCTCGAAAGCCATGAATTCACGGTCTTCACGGCAACTGACGCTGACCAGTGCCTGCTCGCCGCCAAAACCCACGAGTACCGGATCGATCTGCTTGTAACCGACGTGGTACTGCCGACGATGAACGGCATCGAGCAGAGCCGGGTGCTCCAAAAGAAAAATCCGGCCATGAAATGCCTGTTCATGTCAGCCCACGCTCCGGATAACGTCGATGGTCAGAAAAAGCTCAGGGTTGGAGTGGATTTTATCGAGAAGCCGTTCGGCATCGACGAGTTTCTCCGTGCGATCGACCAGGTGCTGAACAGTGAGGTCGAAAAAATTTGAGGAGAACCGGACTCAGCGTGCCAGACGCTTGGTGGCGTTGACATGCTTCAGCACACCTGAAACATCCGCTTCCACCGCATGAGCACGGTCAAAGCGCTGCACCTTCGTCAGCGCATTGGGAACCGCGATACACCGCAGGCCGGCGGCGACCGCCGAATCGAGGCCACGCTGTGAATCTTCGACCGCCAGACAGCGCTCCGGCTTGACGCCAAGCATCTCCATCGCTTTGAGATACGGCTCAGGATGGGGCTTCGGATTGCTGATTTCGTCATCAGTCACAATCACCTCGAAATGATCGAGCAGTCCATTATTGCCGTGCATCAGCAGCACCTTGTCGCGCGGACTGCCGGTCACAATGGCAAGGCGCACAGTTCCGGCAAGCGCCTCGATGGTTTCGCGTACCTTCGGCATGAGCGGTACGGAATGACGCAAACGCTGGACAAACGCCTCATTGCGCCGGTCAAGCAGCGAAGGAATCAGCTCTGGCGCAAGGCCAAGTTCAGCGGCAATCTGATAGCTGTGTTTGGCGTTCCCAAGGTACTCCACCCCCCAGTACTCCGCCTCGACCTGCAAGCCGGCTTCGGCAAAAAAAGTCCGGGTCATCTCGAAAAACAGCGACTCACTGTCCACGAGCAATCCATCATTATCCCACAGAATGGCTTCGATCATAAAAATTCGTTACATCGTTGATAGTCACTTGAAACACCCCCGATACAGCCGCCAGAATCGCATCGCCACTTGGCGGATATCACGATCGGCGAAGAGCGCGAGCACTTGGCGTGGCGTCAGGCGCGGGTTGTTACGCATCAGTTCGTTGCGGTAGAGCAGACGCATGAGCGCGTCCATCGAAAGCGAAAAAGCAGCATCGACCACCTCGTCAAGGCTTACGGCCGGAAACGGGGCTGGCTCGCTCGCGGCGACCTTGCGCAGCTTCAGCACCCGCCGGTCGCCCGCCTGCTCGACGACGAAGTCGATCCGCTTGCCGGATGCCGCGTGCTCGAGGCAGACGCCGGTCGACTCCTTGAGCGGCGGCGGGGGCGGCGTTCTGGTGTAATCGAGCGCCGGATTGGTGCCAAGCCAGAGTTCGAACGCCTCGAAAACGATCTGCGAAGCCTCCTTGCGGTCAAGCGTTTTGTTGACCTTCAGCAGGAACACGAGCTGGAACAGGTCCTTCAGAAACGTCAACAGCACGCCACGATTGTCGTCACGCTTGAGCACGGAGCGGTAGTCGCAGAAGGCCACGTTGCCGTAGACCATCATGCGCATGATGTCGCGGTTCTCCATGTGCGCCGTGCGGATCACCGGCACGAAGTTGTTGTACAAATCCCAGTCGAACGAGGTGACGTTGTTCTCACGGGCGTACTCGTCAAAAATCCGGGTGCCGGGATAGGGGGTCA
The nucleotide sequence above comes from Chlorobaculum tepidum TLS. Encoded proteins:
- a CDS encoding hybrid sensor histidine kinase/response regulator, encoding MPTPLFDTCLSSDDLNAFDASQKPGTTTFNTLASLTELYDAIPASIIIIDERMRLIGWNRFSRDTINGLSDNEMPGINPMKRVHPDDLPEMIRKMRNVIDLDIELSAEFRMYHKSGPPYKWAMCRGKRTIIEGKTCVVAVVTEITDLKEAEEQRKKLQEQLLQLQKMELVGQLASGIAHDFNNALAAIIGNTELALKKLDPANPAVSNITDIHTLATRSANLTRQLLAFARKQMAMPRVLNLTEEVSDCLRLYQRLIDKNIHLEWHLCDEPIQVKLDPTQLEQILSNLLVNARDAIDGSGCITVRCEGARFEPTDGKTCNPRLSPGDYARLSITDSGCGIEASVLPHIYEPFFTTKEIGKGIGLGLSSVYGIVRQNNGHIECHSEPGKGTTFDIWLPLHQESQQKTDVHADKPQTELKTKAKIMVVEDEPYILKLVQDILESHEFTVFTATDADQCLLAAKTHEYRIDLLVTDVVLPTMNGIEQSRVLQKKNPAMKCLFMSAHAPDNVDGQKKLRVGVDFIEKPFGIDEFLRAIDQVLNSEVEKI
- a CDS encoding HAD family hydrolase, which produces MIEAILWDNDGLLVDSESLFFEMTRTFFAEAGLQVEAEYWGVEYLGNAKHSYQIAAELGLAPELIPSLLDRRNEAFVQRLRHSVPLMPKVRETIEALAGTVRLAIVTGSPRDKVLLMHGNNGLLDHFEVIVTDDEISNPKPHPEPYLKAMEMLGVKPERCLAVEDSQRGLDSAVAAGLRCIAVPNALTKVQRFDRAHAVEADVSGVLKHVNATKRLAR
- a CDS encoding 3'-5' exonuclease is translated as MYKFITDNVVVFDVEWVPDPASGRRIYKIPDTASDDEVLDVMWRKGGATPDDPRPYLKTVMCRVISIAALVRKRVKDGVTLKLISLPGLNVSEQAEGEIIRQFLEAVGKQKAQIVGFNSSNADLPILYQRALANRVSAPTFCHRPDKPWEGVDYFNRYSDFSIDLKDLVGGYGKAMPSLHELASSLGIPGKMGIDGADVIDLWRSGDIRKIVEYNQFDALSTYLVWLRTAYFSGMLTEDEFVQEEHKLETLLLQEIESGSEHLALFLDAWKALR
- a CDS encoding DUF1003 domain-containing protein, with product MSENPDIEFNKNLTLGQRMADCILLNLVLSTLAAIQAPVIMMSQNRQEERDRQRAMYDYKVNLKAELEIRQLHQNVVHLRSKQWERLVEIQAIQMELIHELRGRK
- a CDS encoding MFS transporter, with protein sequence MQDSSRASIRDVFSLPVIVAALGYFVDIYDLVLFSIVRVPSLKAFGLQGQELIDYGVFLLNMQMIGMLLGGILWGWLGDVKGRLKIMFGSILIYSLANIANGFAGSLETYAALRFIAGVGLAGELGAGITLVSEILHTKVRGYGTMLVASIGVTGAILANAVATHYDWRTAFFIGGALGLLLLVARFKVSESGMFQMMENKTAVSKGNLLALFTSRDRFFRYLNSILIGVPIWFVVGVLITFSPEFATALGVKGAVSAGNAVMFCYLGLVFGDLSSGLLSQVLKSRKKVVLMFLLLNIVSIAIYFMQRGATPTAFYWVSFVLGFSGGYWAVFVTVAAEQFGTNLRATVATTVPNLVRGMVVPITMLFQFTRGHFGLEGGAIIVGAICVVAAFASLAALEETFHKDLDYFEEFM